In a genomic window of Lonchura striata isolate bLonStr1 chromosome 4, bLonStr1.mat, whole genome shotgun sequence:
- the TMEM128 gene encoding transmembrane protein 128 — MEPGGGGDALPRLRRPGRRGPEPRDPRQPQPPARGGGTAEESTAVEKTMRPLKRLNIHSAFWILTSIAVTYYFDFLKNIKETMQADSWWLSCGTCLLATCLSVAFYCILYLEWYCGIQDYDEQYPALIPITTATFIAAAICFNVALWPVWSFFTPVLLFIQFMGVVMLVSLLG; from the exons ATGgagccgggcggcggcggggacgcgCTCCCGAGGCTGCGGCGCccggggcggcgcgggccggAGCCCCGGGACCCGCGGCAGCCGCAGCCGCCTGCCCGGGGCGGCGGGACGGCCG AAGAGTCTACAGCTGTAGAAAAGACGATGAGGCCTCTGAAAAGACTGAATATTCATTCTGCATTCTGGATTTTGACATCAATAGCTGTGACATActactttgattttttaaaaaatattaaagaaactATGCAAGCAGATAG ctggtggcTTTCCTGTGGCACTTGTTTATTGGCTACATGTTTATCTGTTGCCTTTTACTGCATACTGTATCTAGAGTGGTATTGTGGAATTCAGGACTATGATGAACAGTACCCTGCACTGATTCCTATCACAACAGCTACCTTTATAGCAGCAGCAATTTG CTTCAATGTTGCCTTGTGGCCAGTCTGGTCATTTTTCACACCTGTGTTGCTCTTCATTCAGTTCATGGGTGTTGTGATGCTTGTGTCACTCCTGGGATAA